A genome region from Corvus hawaiiensis isolate bCorHaw1 chromosome 4, bCorHaw1.pri.cur, whole genome shotgun sequence includes the following:
- the SLC17A8 gene encoding vesicular glutamate transporter 3, which yields MLVNIRDLLKKKDKMPFKGLGSLKERFFNPGKEEVKNTISDSLGNLRRKIDGTNVEEEPLELTAEGRPVLASSRRPALCACYCCGLPKRYIIAIMSGLGFCISFGIRCNLGVAIVEMVNNNTVYIDGKPELQTAQFNWDPETVGLIHGSFFWGYIVTQIPGGFISNKLAANRVFGAAIFLTSTLNMIIPSAARVHYGCVMFVRILQGLVEGVTYPACHGMWSKWAPPLERSRLATTSFCGSYAGAVVAMPLAGVLVQYIGWSSVFYIYGMFGIVWYVFWLLHAYESPAAHPTITNEERIYIETSIGEGASLANASKFSTPWKRFFTSMPVYAIIVANFCRSWTFYLLLISQPAYFEEVFGFAISKVGLLSAVPHMVMTIIVPIGGQLADFLRSRKILTTTTVRKVMNCGGFGMEATLLLVVGYSHTKGVAISFLVLAVGFSGFAISGFNVNHLDIAPRYASILMGISNGVGTLSGMVCPLIVGAMTKHKTREEWQNVFLIAALVHYSGVIFYAIFASGEKQEWADPENLSEEKCGIIDQDELAEETEMNNETFVSPKKTYGATNQNSEVQRREWRKQKQVTQDMEEQTSYHYENGNFQDLS from the exons ATGCTTGTTAACATAAGGGATTTAttgaagaagaaagacaaaatgcCTTTCAAAGGGCTCGGTTCActgaaagaaagattttttaacCCAGGAAAGGAAGAGGTGAAGAACACCATTAGTGACTCGCTGGGGAATCTGAGAAG GAAGATTGATGGCACCAACGTGGAGGAGGAGCCCCTTGAGCTGACAGCAGAGGGGCGGCCCGTGCTGGCGAGCAGCCGCCGGCCGGCGCTGTGCGCGTGCTACTGCTGCGGCCTGCCCAAGCGCTACATCATCGCCATCATGAGCGGCCTGGGCTTCTGCATCTCCTTCGGCATCAGGTGCAACCTGGGCGTGGCCATCGTGGAAATGGTCAACAATAACACTGTCTATATCGATGGaaagccagagctgcag ACAGCCCAATTCAACTGGGATCCAGAGACTGTAGGACTCATTCATGGCTCTTTTTTCTGGGGTTACATTGTGACACAAATTCCAGGAGGGTTCATCTCAAACAAATTGGCTGCTAACAG GGTATTTGGGGCAGCTATCTTTCTAACATCTACACTGAACATGATCATCCCTTCTGCAGCAAGAGTGCATTATGGCTGTGTAATGTTTGTAAGGATTCTTCAAGGTTTGGTGGAG GGTGTCACATACCCAGCCTGCCACGGGATGTGGAGTAAGTGGGCTCCGCCGCTGGAGAGAAGCAGGTTGGCTACCACGTCATTCTGTG GGTCTTATGCAGGTGCAGTGGTGGCCATGCCCCTGGCAGGTGTGCTGGTACAGTATATAGGATGGTCATCAGTCTTTTATATTTATG GAATGTTTGGGATTGTCTGGTACGTGTTTTGGCTGCTTCATGCCTATGAGAGCCCTGCTGCGCATCCAACAATAACCAATGAAGAAAGGATATATATAGAAACAAGTATAGGAGAAGGAGCCAGCCTTGCTAATGCAAGT AAATTTAGTACTCCCTGGAAGAGATTTTTCACTTCAATGCCAGTTTACGCAATCATTGTGGCAAACTTCTGCAGAAGCTGGACCTTCTATTTGCTCCTTATAAGTCAGCCTGCGTACTTTGAAGAAGTCTTTGGATTTGCAATAAGCAAG GTTGGCCTTTTGTCAGCAGTTCCTCACATGGTCATGACGATCATTGTGCCCATCGGAGGGCAATTAGCTGACTTCTTACGGAGCAGGAAGATCTTAACCACTACCACTGTAAGGAAGGTCATGAACTGTGGAG GCTTTGGGATGGAAGCAACCTTGCTTTTGGTGGTTGGCTATTCTCACACAAAAGGTGTGGCAATTTCCTTTCTGGTGTTAGCAGTAGGCTTCAGCGGCTTTGCAATTTCAG GATTCAATGTGAATCACTTGGACATAGCCCCTCGTTATGCCAGCATTCTGATGGGCATCTCCAATGGTGTGGGGACGCTGTCGGGAATGGTGTGCCCACTCATTGTTGGTGCAATGACAAAACATAAG ACCCGTGAAGAATGGCAGAACGTCTTTCTGATCGCAGCCCTGGTGCACTACAGTGGTGTGATATTCTACGCTATCTTTGCTTCTGGGGAGAAGCAGGAGTGGGCTGACCCCGAAAACCTCAGCGAAGAGAAATGTGGCATAATTGATCAGGACGAACTGGCTGAAGAAACAGAGATGAACAATGAAACTTTTGTAAGTCCAAAGAAAACATACGGTGCTACCAATCAAAATAGTGAAGtacagagaagggaatggaggAAGCAAAAGCAAGTAACTCAAGACATGGAGGAACAGACTTCTTACCAttatgaaaatggaaattttcaAGATTTGTCTTAA